GGAAGAgttattttcaaatgaaattaaaaacgtttCAGAGAAAAATGCCAACGTGATAGTTATTGTAGACCCTCCGAGATGTGGTCTGGCCAATAGCGTCCTCAACATTTTGAGCTCCAACCAGCTGATTGGGCAGATCATTTACGTTTCGTGCAACCCAATCACGCTCATCAGCAACGTGACTCATGTTTTGTTTCAAAACGAAAACCTGAAGATCAAAAACCTCGTCTTCGTGGACATGTTCCCCCACACCTTCCACCTCGAGTGCATCACCAACATGGTGAAGGGGTAGCCGGCGCCTCTCCCGCGCGAAGCAAACCTGTGCGAAGCAAACCGTGCGAAGCAAACCGTGCGAAGCAAACTGTGCGAAGCGCGCCGTGTGAAACTTACTTTTGAGCAGTTTGCGCGTGCCACCCTGTACCAGCCAACTTTCCCCCCGCTTGTAATGCCACATAAGCatttccccaaatgggccGTGGAGGAATACACCCATTTTTAACCATACATTTATGTGCTTAAATGTTTTTCTCATAAAGAGTCCCTTTGTGGAAACAAAACTATTTAGCACGCGTTAGAGTAGCGTCCCTTGTCAGCCTTAATGACCAACGCGGTGGAGCGGAGGTCCGCGCAGCGCCACTGCATATAAGCACGGCGGGAAGTATTCCCACCGCGAAGCATTCATACCGCGAAGTATCCACACCGCGAAGTATCCACACCGCGAAGTATTCCCACCGCGcaatatgtaattttttttttttttttttttttaaacccttGCAAACCGTATGCATCGCTGCAAAGCTTTAACCTCTTACCATTTGTTCGAAAGGTGAACGCGAGGTGGAAACTAACGAAACTAGCTGGTGGTTCGTTCGCTCGATCGGTGACTGTGGGCCCCGCCTAGCTGCGTTTGGATGAACGGGTGCAAATGCTATTGTTGGTGCGATAGCCGGTGCGGCGCGAGATAAATGCACGAACGATTAGCCATACCGCATGCGCACTAGCTAGGCATGCCTGCGCGAACGCAAACGTTGCAGGCCAAACGAAtgcgaataaaaaaaaggcgctcTCCTGTTTCAATCTTTCCTCCAGTTCGTACAGCGAATAAATGGCGAACACTTCTTGATGAGCTAGCGGATTGAAATTGCGCTCCAATTTTTGATGACCCCTCTGAGTTTATTCTTCCGAGCTGCAAAAGAGCCATTGTAGCCACTTTTGCGGAGAAGCCTTTTTCGCGTAATGGGCTTCCCTAGAGTATGTGAACGAGACGAGTGAGGTTGCGAGGTTGCGAGGTTGCGAGGCTGCGAACCGCTCGAGGGGGAAGCGTACCGCTGGGTTGAGCTGCTTGCGCGAGTCGGAGTGGGGCAACCCAATCAGGAGAGGCGGGGAAAGCAGGTAAGGGGTAACCCGGAGAAGAGTTACCGGCTAAGAGTAACCCCCCGCGGAGTCACTCCCCCCAGCGCGACTGCGCAGCGACTGACCCAAACGTTGGTTCCTTTTCTCCACGCGCATACAACAGCCTTTGGGTATGCTCCCACTTGCCCATTATCACACATTGCCATTTCTGCCGCAAATCAATTTCCGACTTGcgggaggaaaacaaaatgggaattgcaaaatgagGGCTTAAGCGGAATgacaagtgaaaaaaaaaaaaacagctctGCTTGAAGAGCGTAATTTTCTAACGTGAGTCATTAGTTCATGTAAATTTGTCTTTCACTCCGTTTCATTATTACGCTATTTGTTTTTCGAGCGGTGCGCTTGCGCTGTTCACCACGCGGCAACAAAATGTGGGCGCTCATAGCATTCGTCCTGCATGGCGTCTTCCTGCTCGGAAAATCGGAAGACCTACCGTCCAAGGTGCCGGACAAGCTTCTAAACAAAAGTCTGATTGACATCCTAAATTACAACTTCAACGTCAATGATGTGATGGGAATCTTCGAGAAGATATTCAAAAACAGCGTCGACGATTTTAAGATTGAGGAGGAGAATAACGAGATGAAGAATCTGCAGTTTAAGAAGTACAACTTTGACAAGCAGAATTATCATTTCACGTATCCCTCTTTTAAGGACTACTGTAATGCTTCGTTGGGGAGAGGCGCTTTTGCCATGCCCGCGAGGGTGTGGGCGGCTCTGCCCACCGTTTGAACTGAGCCCCTTGAATAGTGCCGCGTCAGATGCGCCGCTTTAGATGCCCCGCTTGGGCACGCTCTTATGACCGCTGCACTCCCCCTTCTTAGGCCTGAACGAAGTCGCGAACAGCGAAAACTGCAAAAAGTACGCGGACAAGGACTACATTGCGAGCGTCTTCAAAGACATCGATAGCAAATTTCACTCCCGATTTTACAAAGAAATAAACCAACTGAAGCACTACATTTTCGAAATAGGGAAGCTGCTAAAAAGGAGAGACGAGCTGAACAACGAAATTAATGCCACATTTGagggaataaaaaacacCAAAGGATGGGTAAACAAAACGATGACGAAGAAGGCGGGCACGGCACTGCCCCTCATTCgatattttgaagaaatgtCTTACAACTTAAAGCATGCGAACAAAAGTTTGAGCTACTACGATATGATGGTACAGTACGGAAACGAATTAAACGCCATCATCAAAAATGCACTTGTGGAgtatgtatacatgtataGGCAAACAAAAACGTATCAAAAGAAAATCGAAAAGTATATGGAGAGAAATGCCAGGATCCTTTCCAAAATGCACAAGAAAATTATTCTAAGCATTTTCTACATGATTTCTGATATgaacaaaacaaatgaaaaaatcgaCAActtgataaataaaaaggtcAACGAATTTAACGAATGGgtaaattatgaaaatgcaaattatgtgaaaaaattaaaaaaactcaaATCCAATATTGATTTTAATTTAGATGATATTAATGAACATATAGACCTCTCCAAGGAAAAACtcgagcaaaataaaattgcctTTATTAATATGAGCAAATATTTAACCTTCCAAAACCCTACCAAGACGATCAGATCCATTATGCATTTGCTTAACAATAAATATCCCAAGGATGTAAATATCGTTTTTCTCTACAATGAAGAGTACATAGATTTCTCCCTAGACAAAATGATAGAAGTCCCTCAGCCGTGTAAAATGAACGTGGACTCCAAGTCAACTGATGACTTTAACTTTGCCCATTTGGATTTCATGGAGACCTCCAAATACGAGCAAATGCTCAGCACCACTACCTTCGAACAAAACGATTTCAAGCATATAgacaaacaaaaaattgataacaTTATTAGCGAAATATTTCACCAAGATAAGAAACTTGACAGCGAGTACTGGATTaaggaaaaagaatttgaagacgtcaaaagtaaaatttcGTTTAGCGATCTGAATAACGAAATACAGGTCTACACAgacgaaatggagaaaaGCATCACCTCAACGAAGGAGCATTACGTGTTCAAACCCACCATTAAGAGGTACATTTCGAGTGTCCGCAATCTTTTTAAgaaccccattttttactttaacaAGTATATTTACTCCTTCCAGAAGAATTTCGACTCCCCTGTGAGCGGCGCGCTGGTCAGCATCCCGATGAACGCCGCCGAAGATgaggtgaaggagaagcagcagagggagcagcagcagaaggagcagcagttgaaggagcagcagctgaaggagaagcagcagaaggagcagcagctgaaggagcagcagctgaaggagaagcagcagaaggagcagcagttgaaggagcagcagttgaaggagcagcagctgaaggagaagcagcagaaggagcagcagctgaaggagcagcagctgaaggagaagcagcagaaggagcagcagttgaaggagcagcagttgaaggagcagcagttgaaggagcagcagctgaaggagaagcagcagaaggagcagcagctgaaggagaagcagcaaaatgaGAAACTGCAGAAGGAGTCTGCGGGGGAGACCCTCAGTGGAGAAGTCAGGGCGAGCGGAGGACCCTCGGAAAGTATAGAAATAGAGGTCGTCAGGCATGACGAACCTAGGGGAGAAGCTAAGGGGGTGGCGGCTACATCCCctggtgaagaagcaaaggcGGTAGCAGCCACACCCCCTGGTGAAGAAGCCAAGGGAGTAGCTGCCACATCCCCGATTGACGACATAAAGGTAACCACACACAACTTGGAGAGTGACGACGAAAAGGGGACGAACAGTGCTCTGGAAGACGGGCCATTCAGTGAGCTAGCGAGGGAGCTAGAAAACGAGATAGACACTGAATTAGACACGGAGCTCGAAACAGAGTTGGCCGACGCCGAATTAGAAGCGCACCTAGAGACAGAACCCGAAAGTGAGGTAGAACCCGAGTTTGAAAGAAACGTAGGAATAAAGTCTTGGGGGGAACAAGGAAAGGAAGATGCCTTTGCGAATGATAAGGAGGTAATGTTGGTAAATAAGAAGGATGATAAGGGTGAGATGGGGGATGAAGAAAACGTAGAGGAAGCAAGCTGGGAATATGCAGGTAGGCGCGAACGGGAGCGCCAACGTAGGGGTGCAcaagaaaatgaaattgaTGTGCAAACGGAGAgcgaaggagaaggggagcACACGGAGGGGTTCTATGGTATGGATGATAAGTTTATTCAAGTTGAAgtgaggagaagcggtgcTGAAGAAGGTGCAGgcgagaagggggaaggtgaagaggaggataaGGAGGAAGATAAGGAGGAAGATAAAGTGGAGAGTAAAGAGGAGGATAAGGAGGAAGATAAAGGGGAGGGTAAAGAAGAGGACAAAGAGGACGACAAGGAGGACCCCCAGGAGGAAGACGCAGTGAAGCATAAGAAACACagaaaggcgaaaaagaagaaagaaaacaaGGAGGACGACGgggaggatgaagaggaggaagaaagcgaagaggaagacgaagatgatgacgatgaagaaggagaagacgaGGACAACTTCGACGATGAACATGATTATACCTATGGAAACGAAAGCTCAGGAAAATACGATGGCCTAATGAacgaaaaatacaaacacaAGTTATCCCTTTTCCGTAATGCAAATGTGAAGTATCTCTGGAGAATACCAATTATTAATCGGCTCTATAACAAGTGcagcgaaaataaaaatgactgTGTGGGGAAGAATGACATAGAAGTGATTGACATCTACGAAATAGAGGAAGAGGAGTTGGAAGAAATATACCAGGATTTTCTCAACTTAAGTTATGAAGATTCTTTGAAAAAGGTTAAGGAAAAGATTTTGTATGCCGTGCCAGACACGGAGTACCTTGCAAAGGCtttgaaaatacacaaaaaaaatagggaagaAAATAAGGAGAGGAATTTCTTTTACGATGCGCTGTACGGAAATGACTACTTGATTATCAAGTCGAAGGGCGTCAATGTGGAGACGTTCATTTATCCCTACTTCGAGACGCTGAATCTGCAGCTGAGTGAGATAAAGACGTGCACGCTGGAGGATTACTACGGCTGCATGAAGAGGTACGTCCGGAGCAAACTGAAGAGGAAAtccccgggggggaagaaggcggGCGAGCATGCAGATGGGAAGGCGGACAAAAAGGTGGACAAAAAGGTGGACGGGAAGGCGGACGGGAAGGCGGACGGGAAGGCGGACGGAAAGGTGGACAAAAAGGTGGACGACAAAATGGACAGCAAAACGGACAGCAAAGTGGACAACAAAACGGACAACAAAACGGACAATCAAACGAGCGTCAAACTAAGCGACAGGCTGAACGAAAAAATCCTGTTCGTGTACCTGGGGACCTTCAAAGACGAAGTGTTTAAATTGCCCAAGTCCAAAATCGCAGACGACCTAAAGAACGCCCACCTGAAGCAGTTCCTGGACAACCCCAAGGACTATCACTTTTTTAACAACTTTCtaatcaaaaaatatgaagaggaGTACTATTTCTTCCAGAAGTTGAAGGTGTACACCGTGTACCATTCCAAGTATAAGAACTCTATTATGTACGGAATTGACTTTAACTTTTACGTCTCCTATTTTTCCAAAGAAGACATACAATATTTGCCCCTATCGTACTACCATGACTCCATCATATATTTCAAGGTAGTGCTAGCCACGTCCAAATACGGGTACCGCGAAATTGTGCCCATCGATGATGAAATTATAAAGTTTGGATTAATGCTTTCGttagataataaaaataagaatgtACACTATTTAATCCATTCGGAAGTTACCAATGACACGAACTATGACTTACTGAAGAGCAAAACGGGGGTCGTCAAGATTTATGAAGTGTCTTATGAAAATCTTAGAATGCAActggtaaataaaaaatacaaagtcCAAGTGACCAAAACGATGAAAATTATTCTGCAGAAGGAAGTTACCtttaacaataataaaaagagaaCACACGATTATATTGACACCTTCTATGACAagatgaataaaataatgaaaaataacatGAACCTGGAATTGTTCCGTAAAACGTTTTATGTTCATTTGCAGAACACGTGAGCACGTTGGAGCGAAATGAAATTCcgcatttttgtgtatttttcctttttttttttttttttttttgtgaaaaatgcgAAATTGTGCTGATTGTGCAAAACGTGGAGATTATTTCCCATGGGGGAAAACCACCACCCGCGTTTTTAATTACCGCCTTGTACGCTTTTTTAAGAGTTTTTCAATAGTTCACCGCCCAGTTTTTACAtgatttgtttattttttcagtttCCTGTATGATAAATGGCTACATAAAATGTGCATCCCCCGATTGattgtattttatttgcgCTGTTTATTAGACTCTCCCTCTAtgtggttcttttttttttttttttttccttaattaGTTTTAACGATGCTTTAAATTTGAAGCTGCACTGTCGTGTCTACATATAGCTATGCTTACATCATACGCATGGTGTGTTACGCGTATCACCTTTCGCACAACCATTTAAGGAGATTTCCCTCCGTTTAATTAAGCCTTTCCAgtgccattttgaaaataatccCTACGTTTGTCTAAGAAGCCCCCTTGGGGGCGGCCGCCCTACGGTTTGCGATGTTATTGGGCCATTTCTGAACAGGCGCCTTTCATAAATGAGAAGGGATAAACTGCTCCTATTGAGGAGACATATTTTACACACGAAGCGGGCTCTCATCAGTAGCGACCGTGCCAAATGCACATGGTTATTCTGCCGTTGCGCACGAATTGTGAAGCTCTTAATTTGCTCACACTGAGCATGAAGCGAATCGAAAACGCGCAAATTTGTTGAATGCCACCATTTGGTGTGTGCCCCACCccatgcacacaaaaaaaggtttgCACTTTGCCATTAGAACGTAAAAATGGTGAGGTATCTACATCCTTGCGAATGAAGAGAGTGTAATCCGGCCACTGGGAATATGTTCTTCCACAATAGCAGCTCGTGAAAACTGATTGCACTACCTTTTAACAGCGTTTcggaagtaaaaaattatgaacggcaaggaaaaaaaaaaaataaaaaataaataaaaataaaaaaatagctggctagctagctatacattttttcgcaaagCTGGTCTGTAAGCAGGTGTGCAGCTGCTTCCCTTATGGTACGAAAAAGCGGAAAGTCCCCTGCGAACGAGAAATACGCATATGTgtaatacgtacatacaaTGGGGCAAATAAAATGCctataattttgttattttctcCACTGAAGTGGCGaagttgtgtttttttttttctgccaaTTGATAGCccggtggaaaaaaataggatgAGGCTAAAATGGTTGGGGGAATGTATGCAGATCTGTGGATctaccgttttttttttttttttaaaggaagaaaaaatagctatttttttttttttttttccaaaatgactCTTTTGGCTCTTCTTCATACGGTCAAAGGtgcaaaatatgtaaatgCGCTTTCTGTTCGCATAAGCATACGCACATGCAATGGCACATTTATGCATAACAACTACATGGGGCCATGACAAAACTGCATGCCGTGTGATGGATTTTGCCCTGTTCCTTGCGGGGCGAAACTCTTCAGAAGGGACATCTTTGGAGggccccttcttttttttttttttttttgcttgcaCAGCATATGCCTCAttcgcacaaaaaaaataaaaaccaaaTAAACACTTAACGATGTTGTTTTGTGTAGAAGGAAacacccccatttttgcttaaacATTTGATCGAGTGTAGCATGTTATGCGTTataggcaatttttttaaaagcaaaatgtaatatccccattttgaatacACCCCAAAATGGTTATTTTATTCGAATTTTACCcatacggaaaaaaaaaaaaaagcgagttGCATGATgcatatatgaaaatattgtgCCTTTATGTGGGCCCTACATAGGTGTACCGTAATGGCGTACATATTTACAGGCACATATTTACAAGTACGTATtttatacgcatatatacgCTGCGTAATGCGCTTCGAAGCAGCGGCATCAGCTGGGACGCAACATCTGTAAATTAgtgaaaaaaagttaaaggaACTGCAAAGCTTTGGCGCTTTCTTGTACTCCTTCATCTTAAACTCACGAAAGagagatatatttttttttttttttttggaggccCCCCTGTACCATTTTGTAGAGCGTTTttgcgtttatttttcaaattttatttttgcgccTTATGTACAACTTATGTACATGCAGCATCACATGAGgaaggaattttttatttcataaaatatgcGTCACAAGGAACAATTTTACGAAAAGAAATAAGTGTTCACTGTTCgctgttccctttttttttaaattacatgTATGTAGCCGCTTTAACCAACGTTTTGGTAGCCACACTGTATGCATAAACGTATTTATACACAAATGCATGAGCATTTATATTCACCCACCCCAACTCTTCCACGTTTTTCATGAGCCCCAAGGCAACATCCATATGCCAAcggaataaataaatttgaacCTACATTATATATGCGTGTATGTTTGTTGGAACGGAGCCATCCAAATTGCATATACCTTTTTgtagaagcaaaaaaataaaataaaataaaataaaataaaataaaataaaataaaataaaagttaaaGGCCAAAAGTGTTAAGCTTCACGTAGGCACACCCCTTTGCgcaaacaaaattaaagctCCTCCGCGAAGCACTTTTCCGAGTGAATCTGCCTCGAATTTGACCTCACCTACAAAAATAGAGCAGTTGACACGTAAGCTTTTTCACACCGAATTCGCGGTTTAGTACATATTGTGTGTGCCCCGCGGTACATGCCTGCATCGAACGAAGCGGCACAACCGTCACTAGGGCGGAGGCGCGTGGGTCGTAGTGTGTACAGAGTGTATGCTTCGAGTTGCGCTTGGCAGCACACGCATCCCGTTCGAATCAGTTcctaatttgtttattttttcgaatcGTTGCATCTCTGCACATGTTGCGCAGGTTTGTGCGCGCTGTCCCCACCGcgttactttttttcctttttttcttcttccttttcagaTCCCCGTAAAAATGGCATCGCTGAACAAGAAAAATATCGTGAAAATTCTGGAAAGGTGTGTGAAGAATAGCGTTTTGAAGGACAAGAGTCGCCAACTATGCACGAGCAAGACTAACTTGAACAGAGCCTCCGGAGACATAATCGGTATCGACTTAGGCACAACGAACAGCTGCGTTGCGATTATGGAGGGAAAGCAAGGAAAGGTGATTGAGAACGCAGAAGGGTTTAGGACAACCCCCTCCGTTGTAGCATTCACCAATGATAACCAAAGATTAGTTGGTATAGTGGCCAAGAGACAAGCAATAACCAACCCAGAAAATACGGTATATGCAACCAAAAGGTTTATAGGCCGAAAATTTGATGAAGAtgcaacaaaaaaggaacaaaagaATTTACCGTACAAAATTGTTAGAGCGCCAAATGGTGATGCATGGATAGAGGCCCAGGGCAAGAAATATTCCCCAAGTCAAATAGGAGCATGcgttttggaaaaaatgaaagaaacgGCTGAAAACTATTTGGGAAGGAAAGTACACCAAGCTGTTATCACAGTGCCTGCTTACTTTAATGATTCGCAAAGGCAAGCTACCAAAGATGCAGGAAAAATTGCAGGTTTGGATGTCCTTCGAATTATTAACGAGCCAACCGCAGCGGCCTTAGCATTTGGGTTAGAAAAGAGCGACGGGAAGGTCATTGCCGTGTATGATTTAGGAGGTGGTACCTTTGacgtttccattttggaaattcTGGGAGGTGTTTTTGAAGTGAAGGCGACGAATGGAAATACGTCCCTAGGAGGGGAAGATTTCGATCAGAGAATTTTAGAATATTTCATAGCCGAAtttaagaagaaagaaaatatcgatttgaaaaatgacaaGTTAGCTTTACAGAGGTTGAGGGAAGCAGCTGAAACAGCCAAAATTGAGCTGTCCAGCAAGACACAGACGGAAATTAATTTGCCTTTCATTACTGCGAACCAGACTGGACCAAAGCATTTACAGATTAAGTTAACCCGTGCAAAGTTGGAAGAGTTATGCCATGATTTGCTAAAAGGAACGATCGACCCATGTGAGAAATGCATCAAAGACGCAAATGTGAGGAAAGATGAAATTAACGAAATTATTCTAGTTGGTGGTATGACCAGAATGCCAAAGGTGTCCGAGACGGTTAAGCagatatttcaaaataaccCCTCCAAGAGTGTCAACCCGGATGAGGCAGTTGCGTTAGGTGCAGCCATCCAGGGAGGAGTactaaaaggagaaataaaagatTTGCTGCTGCTAGATGTGATTCCCCTATCTCTAGGTATAGAAACCCTAGGTGGAGTTTTCACCAAATTGATCAACAGAAACACGACCATCCCGACGAAGAAGTCGCAGATCTTTTCCACCGCAGCTGACAACCAAACACAGGTGAGCATCAAAGTGTTCCAAGGAGAAAGAGAAATGGCATGCGATAATAAAATGTTAGGATCGTTCGATTTAGTGGGAATTCCCCCTGCACCTAGAGGAGTCCCTCAAATTGAAGTCACCTTCGATGTGGACGCAAACGCGATTATTAACATCTCCGCGATTGACAAAATGACCAACAAGAAGCAGCAAATTACCATTCAGAGTAGCGGCGGTCTGAGCAAGGAAGAAATTGAGAAGATGGTCCAGGAGGCCGAACTAAACAGGGAAAAGGACCAGCAGAAAAAGAACCTGACCGATTCTAAAAACGAAGCAGAGACGCTGATTTACAGCTCGGAAAAGCAGCTAGACGACTTCAAGGACAAAATTTCGGATGCCGACAAGGATGAGCTGAGGCAGAGGATCACCACCCTGCGCGAGAAATTGTCATCTGAAGACTTGGAAGCAATTAAGGACGCCACGAAGCAGCTGCAGGAGAAGTCCTGGGCCATTTCGCAGGAGATGTACAAGAACAACGCTTCCCAGGGCGCGCAGCAGGAGCAGCCCAAGGGCGAGGGCAAGACGGAGGAGAACAAGGACAACGCGTAGGGGTGGTGAGGCGGTATAGCGGTATAGCGGCGATGAtgtgaaaaacaaagcatAACGCGCAGAACGTGAAGACCCAAACCGTGTTGAGAACAGACCCGCGCAACGTCCCACTGCGCAACGTCCCATCGCGCTGCCGTTCACCTCTCGCTTGTTGACAATCGAACTGTAGGTGTAGCGTTTTTCACCTGAATGTAGGCAGTGCGTGGGGCATATTCGCACATGCTCCCTTTAGCCACGCGAAACCGAAGGGAACACCTTTGAAAACGCGCGTACCATTTTAAAATCAATCGAGTGCCCCTCGTTTGCCACGCCACGTGCGCTAAGCGGATGCACCagattgtttttaaaatgaaaagggggtaaacatttttattccaTCCTTTCGCGTACCCCTTTTGAGCGGCTCTTCCTACGTCCCCTTTTTCACAACAAGGCGCACagtaaattatatgtaaatatgtatgcatttacTGCTTCAAACGTGGAACGCGAAAAAGCCCAGGCCTCCCATCTGAAAGGGACAAAAATCCCCCCGTGTGTCCACGTGCATTTAAAATTGCATACGTATACGGGGGCATACACGCGCGATGCGCGCACgtgcgtatatttttttttaaaatgttttaagtTAAACGAGCTGCATGTTTTCCCTCGCTTGTGGTTGCGCGCGCATGTAGGTGAGTGGTCATTGGCCAGCATCATGAGGGTAgccacatgtgcatacgcatGAGAGCACCCCCTAcgatgtgcaaaaaaaaaaaaaaaggcgcacacCGCAAAAGCGCCAGTTCATGAGCtccacttatttttttgcttcaagTTTTTTCCctactttttaattataaaacttGAATGAccttaaatgaataaataaatgaagtgttataaaaaaaaacaccgcTGAGGAGCGAAGCAGTACAAAAATGCAAGGAACTTCGCAGTTGCGCAAATGGGTTGATAAAATTGATTACGTTGAAGAAGGGAgctctttcgttttttctctctttcccAATTTGTGAGAACATCTTAAGGGGGGGGGTAAAGTATAACCCAGGTGGGCATCAAACCAAATAGGGCTgcttatatgaatataaaacaGAGAAGGGGGACATGCGTCAATGTACAAATTGGCACAACGGTGTAGCGGAAAGAATCCTTCCATCTGCGTGCTGTTTGAAGAACAGTTGGTCTTCAAGCAGTGTGCACATCCTCCTCCGCCGCCTCATCCACTGCGCCGCAACTCACAACTCCGAGTTGGCCTCCCCCGCACTGGCGAAACTAAACTTGGGGACCGTCTTCACCGTAAAGGGAACCAAATTGTCGACAGAAGATTTGCCCATCATCATTTGAGTGATGAAATTTTTGATGGACTGCTCAGAATAATTccccttcaaaatggaataGACATTTTTCGAAAAGCTAATGGCAATAACAGTGGGGAAACCGAAAGTGAGATTTAACTTCTGCACAATGTCTAGTTGGTCTCCTGCTTGGGTCCACAACAAAGTGACTGGTAACCTACTAACGTCTTTAATAACATTGGTGAGTATCTGCACATAGGATTTGAAATAACTCAGTTCGGTGTCTTCTTTGTTTGGTAAAATGGCTAAGAGACATACGTCTTTCTCGCAATATTCGTCAAACACTTGTTGAGAGGTTAGCTGAATtacttccttcttttctgtgtaatattttaaaaaaaattgatacaTATCCTCTACCGTTCTAGAGTCGTTATAATCTACAGCACTAtgtgattttttctttcctgaGGGGAATAGCCTAAAAGATGGGTAGTGCCTTATTTGATAAGTTTGCGCGGATCGTTGTTCCACTGTAGCGTCTATTTTGGCAATTCGGGCGTTCTTCAAATGAGCTACTTTTTTTGCTAGTTGGTCAAACATGGGGTGTATCGGCTTGCTGTGTCCACACCAAGGGGCGTAGAAAAAGACAAACCAGACGTTCTCATCATCCTGTAAAACACTGCTATCAAAATTGCTATCATTTAGTATAATTACTTTgccatcgttttttttctttcctttttttttataagagCTT
The DNA window shown above is from Plasmodium vivax chromosome 9, whole genome shotgun sequence and carries:
- a CDS encoding protein disulfide isomerase, putative (encoded by transcript PVX_092315A) → MKPVGPLICSLVLLAGLCPRHASGLYTNVKEIQTVESPQEFEELLSAKKVCLVEFYATWCRTSRGFANDFTSIAKTIKDDITILAVKNEDIINQYKIETYPSIHIFFAKDGKKKMEKFDGNYKIKEVVSFVYDSIKKNRLKELNIDLDEMNKSSYKKKGKKKNDGKVIILNDSNFDSSVLQDDENVWFVFFYAPWCGHSKPIHPMFDQLAKKVAHLKNARIAKIDATVEQRSAQTYQIRHYPSFRLFPSGKKKSHSAVDYNDSRTVEDMYQFFLKYYTEKKEVIQLTSQQVFDEYCEKDVCLLAILPNKEDTELSYFKSYVQILTNVIKDVSRLPVTLLWTQAGDQLDIVQKLNLTFGFPTVIAISFSKNVYSILKGNYSEQSIKNFITQMMMGKSSVDNLVPFTVKTVPKFSFASAGEANSEL